AGCCCGCGCACGAACTCCGCGAGGTCCTCGGCGCCGACTCGGCGGCCGCGGGTGAGCTCCTTGAGCAGCGCGTACGGATCGGTGATCTGCGAGCGGCCGGCGACGACCTCCGCGCGCACGACCGTCTGGATCGCCTCGCCGAGCACCTCCCAGTTGCCGTCGAGGTCGGCCAGCAGCACGTCGCGCGAGAGCGAGATCTCGCCGAGGCCGCGCTGCAGGTTGTCGAGCGCCAGGAGCGAGTGGCCGAAGGCGACGCCGATGTTGCGCTGCGTGGTCGAGTCGGTGAGGTCGCGCTGCAGCCGCGAGGTGACGAGCGTCTGCGCGAGCGTCGTGAACAGGCCGCCGGCGATCTCGAGGTTCGCCTCGGCGTTCTCGAAGCGGATCGGATTGATCTTGTGCGGCATCGTCGACGATCCGGTGGCCCCCGCGACGGGGATCTGCGCGAAGTAGCCGAGGGAGATGTAGGTCCAGATGTCCTGCGCGAGGTTGTGCAGGATCCCGCCGGCGTGCTTGGCGGCGTCGTAGAGCTCGACCTGCCAGTCGTGCGACTCGATCTGCGTGGTGACGGGGTTAAACGTCAGCCCCAGGCGCTCGACGAACTCGCGCGCGATGTTCGGCCACGCCACCTGCGGCGCCGCGGCGAGGTGGGCGGACCACGTGCCGGTCGCGCCGGAGAACTTGCCGAGGTACTCGTTCTGCTCGAGGCGCTTGATCACGCGCTCGAGGCGCCACACGAACACGCCCAGCTCCTTGCCCATCGTGGTGGGGGTGGCGGGCTGGCCGTGCGTGCGCGAGAGCATCGCGGCGTCGGCGTGCTCGAGGGCGAGGCCGCGCAGGGTGGCCGCGACGTCCTTGAGCTTGGGCAGCCACACGAGCGTGACGGCGCGCTTGACGGTGAGCGCGTAGGCGAGGGAGTTGATGTCCTCGCTCGTGCAGCCGAAGTGCGTCAGCTCCGCGATCGCGTCGAGGCCGAGCTCCGCGAGGCGATCGCGCACGAGGTACTCGACGGCCTTCACGTCGTGGCGCGTCACGGCCTCCTTCTCGGCGAGCCAGTCGATCGCCTCCTGCCCGAAGGTCAGGTACAGCGCGCGCAGGCGCTGCTTGGTCTCAAGCGGCAGCGGCTGGCTGCCGAAGAGCGAGTGATCGGTGAGCGTGATGATCCACTCGACCTCCACCTCGACCCGGGCGCGGTTCAGACCCGCCTCGGACAGGTACTCGGCGAGCGGGGCGACGGCGGCGCGATAGCGGCCGTCGAGCGGGCTCAGGGGCTGGGGCGGGAAGTCGCTCACGGGAGTCCTCAGGATCGCGGACGGAGGGCCGGCTCGAGCTGCCGGAACAGCGCCCGACCGGATCGTTCGATCATACCGAGCACCTCGTCGAAGGCCGCGTCGTCGTCGTAGTACGGATCGGGCACGTCTCGCACGGTAGCCTCCGGGTCGAACGCGAGCAGCAGGGTGATCTTGTCGCGATCGTCCTCGGTGCGGGCCCACGTGCGCAGGATGCGCTCGTGGGTGCGGTCCAGCGCGACGACGAGGTCGTTGGCCTGGAAATCGCTCGTGCTGAACTGGCGCGCGCGGTGCAGCGAGCCGTCGTAGCCGCGCCGCTGCAGCGCCTCGACCGTGCGCCGGTCCGCCCGCTCGCCCACGTGCCAGTCGCCGGTACCGGCGCTGGTCGACACGATCCGGTCGCCGAGGCCCGCCGTCGTCGCCAGGTGGCGCAGCACGACCTCCGCCATGGGGGAGCGGCAGATGTTGCCGGTGCAGACGAAGACGACGCGGAACGCATCCGAGGAGGGCATGCGGCCATTCTCGCGGCGCGAGGGGCGCATGCCCAAGGCCGAACTCCCGCTCACAGCCGCGGGGGCGCGGCGCGGGATCCACAGATCGCCCCGGTCGGCCGATCCGGCCACCCCCGGGGCGTGATCGTGGGGGAATGAGCACGCATGACCTCTTCGGCACCGCCTCCATCGCGACGACCATCCTGCACCGCGCCGCCGACGATCTGCAGGTGGCGGCGCTCACCCTCGCGCAGGCCGCGCGCGTGGCCGTGTGGGAGTCCCCGGCGGGTGATCTGGCCAGGGAGCGGTTGCGGGAGCACGAGGAGCTCGCGCGGCGGCTCGAGGACCAGACCCTCGCCGCGGTGCAGGCGGTGTGGACGGTCGTCGCCAACGCGGAGAACTGAGATGGGGATCGAGATCCGCTCGGGCGGGGCGATCGCCGTCGATCCGGAGTCCCTCCGCGAGCTCGCGGCGCGGCTCGATCAGGCCGGCCGCTGGGTCGACTCGGGCGCGACCGGCGCGCGGACGGCGATCGACGTGCTGTGGCGCGCCCCGCAGCTCGGCCACGCGTGCTCGTGGCAGGTCGACCAGGTACAGCACCGGATGGTCGTCCTCACGCGCGATCTGGCCGATCTCGCCACGCGCGTGCGCACCACCGCCGACGCGTACGAGCTCGCCGACCTGATGTTCCAGCTCGAGCTGGCGGGGGCGTGGGACGACCCCTACGACGCGGAGGCCTTCGAGGCGCGCATGGCCCTCGACGCGCGCATCACCGAGCTCGCCCACGGCAACGAGGCGGCGTACGACGAGGCCAAGGAGCTGCTGAAGGACTGGCGGGAGGACTGGCTCGCCGAGGAGCAGTGGACCGAGGTGATCGAGTCGATGGTCGTCTTCGGCCCCGCGGCCGCCGCCACCGTGCGCATGCTCCTCGAAGCCAACCGCGGGGCGAGAACCGGCGTCATCCCCGCCGGTAACCGACTGCGCGGGACGCTGCCTCGGGTCATCGTGCGTCCGGTGATCTCCGGGGCCACGAAGGCGCCCAAAACCCTCGAGGGCGCCGTCACGCGCATCCCCGACAGCGACCAAGGCTCGCAGATCCGCGTCGAGAAGTACGCGATGGCCGACGGCACCTCGCAGTTCGTGGTCTACATCGGCGGCACGGCGCTGTCCGATGCCAACACGTTCGATTGGCCCTCGAACTTCGATCTCTACTTCGGGCGGTTCTCCGCCTCGTACGCCGCCACGGTGGCGGCGCTCGAGGACGCCGGTGCGAAGCCCGGTGACATCCTGCACACCTTCTCGTTCAGCCAGGGCGCGATGGTCGCGGCGCGACTCGTCACCGAGGGTGACTACCAGGTCAAGACCTACGTCGGTCTGGGCTCACCGGTCGACGCGATGATGGGCGAGGACACCCTGTCGATGCAGCTGCGTCATCGTGACGATCCGATCTCGCTGCTGTCGAACGGGGGCACGGCGGCCGGCACCGGCAACGACGGCAGCATCGTGGTCGAGCGACCGCTGCGGCCGGCCCACACGCTCGATTCCTACGCGTCGACGGCGGGGATGGTCGACGCGAGCGACGACGTGCGGGTCGAGGCCTTCCGGGAGGTGCTCGAGGGTCTGCGCCAGGACGCCGTGAGCGTCGAGTTCACCGAGTACCGCACCGACTACGCCGAGCGCCAGCTGGCCGGCGTGCCCGCCAAGTCCGGTGGCGCCTCGTCCGGTGGTGGCGTCAGCGGCTCTTCTTCGTCTGAGGACGGAGGATGATGCCGAAGAGCCAGTTGATGATGCTCAGCAGGATCCCCGCCAGCACGGCCGGCCAGAAGTCGCCGACGCCGAGCCCCCAGCCCCACGAGCTCGTGATCCACGCGGTGATCAGCAGCAGCACGCCGTTGAGCAGCAGCGAGATCAGCCCCAGCGTGAGGATGAACAGCGGGAACGCGACGATCTTGATGATCGTGCCGATGACGGTGTTCACCAGTCCGAACAGCGCGCCGAGCAGGGCGAGGGTGAGGACGAGCTGCAGGTCTCCTCCCGGCGCGAACGGCGTGACCGTGATCTGCAGGAAGGGGATCAGCGTCAGCACCCAGATGCCGAAGCCGTTCACGATCGATCGGATGAGGAAGCCCATGGCACCAGTGTGGCATCGCGCAGCGCGCGGGGGGAGAGCGCTCGGGCCAGCCTTCGTCGGATGAAAGCGCCGGCCGGAGCGCGGTGGCGGCCGTCCGCTCAGGCGAACACGGTGCCGAGGAGCCAGGTGAGACCGAAGCCGATCGCGAAGCCGAGGAGCATGGCGCCGCCCATCCAGGCGAGCTGCATGCCGACGTGCTCGCCCGGCATTCGCCCGTTCCACCGCGAGTCGGCACCGATCTGCTGCAGCGTGCCGGCATCGATGCGGCCGTCGATGAGCGCGACGTCGGCGGAGGCGAGGCGCACCGCCGCGAACGCGCGGTTGCCGAGCGACTCCCGCCACGACGCCGGCGCCAGCGCGAGGATGCGGCGCGCGCCGGCCTCGGTGAGCGCGTTCAGGACGACGACCCGGGCCGTGGGCTCGACCGCCGTCGGGTAGCCCGCGAGGAAGCCGGGCACCTTCGCGGCCGGACGGCTGCGCACGACGCGGGCGGGTGCGAACGCGCCCTCGGCGCCGGAGGCGGCGTAGGCCGCCGACACCGTCGCGAGCTCGCCCTGCAGCCGGCGGTTCTCGCGGAAGAACAGCGGCAGCCCGATCGCCAACGCCGAGACCATGACGAGGATCGCGACGAGCATCAGCGGCGGCAGGGCGGCGATGTCGCCGAGGACGTTCGTCGCCCAGATCGATCCGAACAGCAGGAACACGCCGAACTGAGCCCACGCGTTCAGCAGAACACTCGCGCGGAGCAGACGCAGATACATGCGAGCAACGTAGCGCGCTCGAGGCGTCGCGCTCCCGGGCAGATCTGCCCGTCGCGGTCGCCGCCATAGGATCGTCGGGTGACCAGCGAGCCCACCCTTCCCCGCATCCGGCCCGAGATCGCGGCGCTGCCGCCGTACAAGCAGGGCCGCCCGGCCGACGCGGGGGGCTTCAAGCTCTCGAGCAACGAGAACCCGTTCGATCCGCTGCCCGGCGTGGTGGAGGCGCTGCAGGCGCAGACGACCCTGAACCGGTACCCCGACGCGACCGCGGGGCGGCTGCGCGCGGCCCTCGGCGCGACCTACGGGGTGGACGCCGACGCCGTGCTCGTCGCGGCGGGCAGCGTCTCGCTGCTGGCGGCGTTCCTGCAGGCGGCCGCCTCGACGGGCGACGAGGTCGTGTACGCGTGGCGCTCGTTCGAGGCGTACCCCGGGCTGGTTCTCGTGGCCGGCGCCACGAGCGTGCCGGTCCCGAACCGGCCCGACGGCGGTCACGATCTCGACGCGATGGCGGCCGCGGTCACGGAGCGCACTCGCTGCATCCTGCTGTGCACCCCGAACAACCCGACGGGACCGGTGATCACGAGCGAGGAGTTCGCGGCGTTCGTGGCGCGCGTGCCGAGCGACGTGCTGATCCTCCTCGACGAGGCGTATGCCGAGTTCGTCACCGACCCCGCGGCGGTGAACGGTCTGGGCGAGCGGGTGTTCGAGGCGCACCCCAACGTTGTCGTGCTGCGCACCTTCTCCAAGGCCTATGGCCTGGCGGCACTTCGCGTGGGATACGCGATCGGCCACCCGCGCGTGCTCGACGGCGCCCGGGCCACGATGATCCCGCTGTCGGTCACGGCGCAGGCCGAGGCCGCCGGCGTGGCGAGCCTCGAGCACCGCGCCGAGATGGCCGAGCGGGTCGCGGTGATCGTCGACCGGCGCGAGCGGCTGGTGGCCGGCCTGCGCGAGGCCGGCTGGGACGTGCCCGACACGCAGGCGAACTTCGTGTGGCTGCCCACCGCCGACCCGGCCGTGGCCGCGGCCTTCGACGCCGCGGGCCTCATCGTGCGGCCGTTCCCCGAGGGCGTGCGCATCTCGGTGGGCGAGGAGGAGTCGCTCGAGCGCATCCTCGAGGTCGCCCGCTCGCTGCGCTGAGCCGCCGACAGGCGCCGGTGCGCCGCCGTCAGCGCCGGCGCACCAGGCCGGGGAAGTGCTCCTCGCGGTACTCGGCCGAGAAGTCCGTCTCGGGGTCCTCCTCGCGCGCCCGCAGCTCGACGCGGCGGATCTTGCCCGAGATCGTCTTCGGCAGCTCGAAGAACTCCACGCGGCGCACCCGCAGGTAGGGTGCGAGGTTCTCGCGGCAGTGCCGCAGGATGCTCTCCGCCACCTCCGCGCTCGCCTCGTGTCCGGGCGCGAGGGCGATGTACGCCTTCGGCACCGCGAGGCGCACCGGGTCCGGCGCCGGCACGACGGCCGCCTCGGAGACCGCCGGATGCGCGATGAGCACCGACTCGAGCTCGAACGGGCTGATCTTGTAGTCGCTGGCCTTGAAGACGTCGTCGGTGCGGCCGATGTAGGTGATGTATCCGTCCTCGTCCCGTGCCGCCACGTCGCCCGTGCGGTAGTAGCCGCCGCGCGTGGCCGCCGCCGTGCGATCGGGGTCGCCCCAGTAGCCGGTCATGAGCGGCAGCACCGGCTGCGACAGGTCGAGGCCGAGCTCGCCCTCGCCGACGCCCGCCACGGGCTCGCCCGTCGCGGTGTCGAGCAGCACGACGGGGTAGCCCGGCAGGGGTCGGCCCATCGACCCGGGCTTGAGCGGCGATCCGGGGGTGTTGCCGATCTGCGCCGTGGTCTCGGTCTGCCCGAAGCCGTCGCGGATCGTCAGCCCCCACGCCCGCTCCACGCGCGAGATCACCTCGGGGTTCAGCGGCTCACCGGCCGAGAGCAGCTCGCGCAGCGCCGGCGGGCGCTCGCCGAGGTCGGCGCCGATGAGCATGCGCCACACGGTGGGCGGGCCGCAGAACGTGTTCACCTCGCGGCGGCGCAGCTCGGCGAGCAGCGCGGCGGCGTCGAAGCGCGCGTAGTTGTAGACGAAGATCGTCGCCTCGGCGATCCAGGGCGCGAAGAAGCTGCTCCAGGCGTGCTTGCCCCAGCCGGGCGATGAGATGTTCAGGTGCGTGTCGCCGGGGCGCACGCCGATCCAGTACATCGTCGACAGGTGGCCGACGGGGTACGACACCTGCGAGTGCTCGACGAGCTTGGGCTTCGACGTCGTGCCCGACGTGAAGTAGCGCAGCAGCGGATCGGTCGTCTTCGTGCGCGGGTGCGGCAGCGGCGCCCAGGGCCGCTCGGCGGCCGCGCGCAGATCGGTCCAGCCCTCGGCGGTGCCCACGCTGAAGCGCGCGAATCCGCTCAGCTCGTCGAACTTGCCCGTGTCGGCGGCGTTGCAGATGACGGCGCGCACGTCGCCGCGCGTCACGCGGTCGGCGAGGTCGGCGGGACCGATCGCGACGGTGGTGGGCAGGATGACGGCGCCGAGCTTCATCAGCGCGAGCATGGACTCCCACATCTCCACCTGATTGCCGAGCATGAGCATCACGGGGTCGCCGGCGCGCACGCCCTGCTCCGCAAGCCAGGCGGCGAGCACGTCGGAGTCCCGCGACAGCTCGGCGAACGACCTCTCGAGCGAGGAGCCGTCCTCCTCCACGATCACGAGGGCGGGGGTGTCGTTGCCCTCGGCGATGCGGTCGAACCAGTCGACGGCCCAGTTGAACTCGTCACCGAGGTCGGGCCAGCGGAAGGCGGTGGCGGCGGCGGCATGGTCGTCGGCCAGGCTGAGCAGGTGGTCGCGCGCGGCGCGGTAGATGTCGGTGACGCCCATTCGACGACCCTATTCCCGCCAGGCATCCCCGCTGCCGCATACGACTGTGGGAATCCACCATCGGATTCGCGGAGGCGTTGTCGGGAGTGCCGCACCGCCCTTTCGGACGCCCGGACATAGCGTGGGACGGTGACCTCGGCGTGGAATGAGACAGACGACGGCCTCGTGCGCATTCTCGGCGCCGACGGCGTGATCGCACCCACAGCGGCGGCGGAGCGGTACCTGCCGGTGATCGACGCCCTCGACGACGCGACACTCGAGACGTTCTACCGCGACATGGC
This genomic interval from Microbacterium sediminis contains the following:
- a CDS encoding AMP-binding protein, whose translation is MGVTDIYRAARDHLLSLADDHAAAATAFRWPDLGDEFNWAVDWFDRIAEGNDTPALVIVEEDGSSLERSFAELSRDSDVLAAWLAEQGVRAGDPVMLMLGNQVEMWESMLALMKLGAVILPTTVAIGPADLADRVTRGDVRAVICNAADTGKFDELSGFARFSVGTAEGWTDLRAAAERPWAPLPHPRTKTTDPLLRYFTSGTTSKPKLVEHSQVSYPVGHLSTMYWIGVRPGDTHLNISSPGWGKHAWSSFFAPWIAEATIFVYNYARFDAAALLAELRRREVNTFCGPPTVWRMLIGADLGERPPALRELLSAGEPLNPEVISRVERAWGLTIRDGFGQTETTAQIGNTPGSPLKPGSMGRPLPGYPVVLLDTATGEPVAGVGEGELGLDLSQPVLPLMTGYWGDPDRTAAATRGGYYRTGDVAARDEDGYITYIGRTDDVFKASDYKISPFELESVLIAHPAVSEAAVVPAPDPVRLAVPKAYIALAPGHEASAEVAESILRHCRENLAPYLRVRRVEFFELPKTISGKIRRVELRAREEDPETDFSAEYREEHFPGLVRRR
- a CDS encoding phage holin family protein, giving the protein MGFLIRSIVNGFGIWVLTLIPFLQITVTPFAPGGDLQLVLTLALLGALFGLVNTVIGTIIKIVAFPLFILTLGLISLLLNGVLLLITAWITSSWGWGLGVGDFWPAVLAGILLSIINWLFGIILRPQTKKSR
- a CDS encoding low molecular weight protein-tyrosine-phosphatase, which translates into the protein MPSSDAFRVVFVCTGNICRSPMAEVVLRHLATTAGLGDRIVSTSAGTGDWHVGERADRRTVEALQRRGYDGSLHRARQFSTSDFQANDLVVALDRTHERILRTWARTEDDRDKITLLLAFDPEATVRDVPDPYYDDDAAFDEVLGMIERSGRALFRQLEPALRPRS
- a CDS encoding histidinol-phosphate transaminase; the protein is MTSEPTLPRIRPEIAALPPYKQGRPADAGGFKLSSNENPFDPLPGVVEALQAQTTLNRYPDATAGRLRAALGATYGVDADAVLVAAGSVSLLAAFLQAAASTGDEVVYAWRSFEAYPGLVLVAGATSVPVPNRPDGGHDLDAMAAAVTERTRCILLCTPNNPTGPVITSEEFAAFVARVPSDVLILLDEAYAEFVTDPAAVNGLGERVFEAHPNVVVLRTFSKAYGLAALRVGYAIGHPRVLDGARATMIPLSVTAQAEAAGVASLEHRAEMAERVAVIVDRRERLVAGLREAGWDVPDTQANFVWLPTADPAVAAAFDAAGLIVRPFPEGVRISVGEEESLERILEVARSLR
- the purB gene encoding adenylosuccinate lyase, whose protein sequence is MSDFPPQPLSPLDGRYRAAVAPLAEYLSEAGLNRARVEVEVEWIITLTDHSLFGSQPLPLETKQRLRALYLTFGQEAIDWLAEKEAVTRHDVKAVEYLVRDRLAELGLDAIAELTHFGCTSEDINSLAYALTVKRAVTLVWLPKLKDVAATLRGLALEHADAAMLSRTHGQPATPTTMGKELGVFVWRLERVIKRLEQNEYLGKFSGATGTWSAHLAAAPQVAWPNIAREFVERLGLTFNPVTTQIESHDWQVELYDAAKHAGGILHNLAQDIWTYISLGYFAQIPVAGATGSSTMPHKINPIRFENAEANLEIAGGLFTTLAQTLVTSRLQRDLTDSTTQRNIGVAFGHSLLALDNLQRGLGEISLSRDVLLADLDGNWEVLGEAIQTVVRAEVVAGRSQITDPYALLKELTRGRRVGAEDLAEFVRGLDIGDEAKERLLALTPATYTGLAEQVTRTYL